The nucleotide window CTGGTGAGACATGCTGATCTACAAGATCCTGAGGTCCGGGGAATGGACCGCCCTGAAGCGCGACGGCGAGACCGCCGGCGCGCCGATCGACGAGGCCGACGGCTACGTGCACTTCTCGACTCTCGAGCAGGTGCGCGAGACCGCCGCCAAGCATTTCGCCGGCGAGGAAGGGCTCTACCTTCTGGCGCTCGAAGCCGACGAGCTTGGCGAGGCGCTGAAATGGGAGCCCTCGCGCGGGGGTGCACTGTTCCCGCATCTCTACGGGCCGCTGCGCCTGTCGGACGTGCGCTGGTCGCGGCCGCTGCAGATGGGGCTCGGCGGACACGTCTTCCCGGATGACATGACATGAGCCTGGTCGAGCGGGCGGGCCTCGCGCTCCTGCGACGGATGGACCCGGAAGCCGCGCATGGGCTGGCGCTGAAGGCCCTGCAGTCGGGGCTGGCGCCCTCCCCCGGGCGGATCACCTCGGACCGGCTGCGCTGCACCGTTGCG belongs to Salipiger profundus and includes:
- a CDS encoding DUF952 domain-containing protein, whose amino-acid sequence is MLIYKILRSGEWTALKRDGETAGAPIDEADGYVHFSTLEQVRETAAKHFAGEEGLYLLALEADELGEALKWEPSRGGALFPHLYGPLRLSDVRWSRPLQMGLGGHVFPDDMT